TCCAGACGGCGACGACCACGGCGAGCAGGAAGACGCCGCCGCCGATGCCGCCGATCTGCACCATCAGAACCGGGGACTGGATCCACAGGAAGATGCACATCCACACCGGGGGCAGGCAGCAGGTGAGGATACGGATGGTGCGGGTGCGCGAGCGCATGTCGTGCCAGTCGACCACTCCGAGCAGACCGAGGGTGTTGGTCCACAAGCGGGGGACGCTGGCCGACGAGGCGACGGTGACCGAGAAGAGGACGGCGATCGCGCCGGCCAGGAACAGGTACTCGGCCCATGGCCCGAGCGTGTCGGTGTAGATGCGCGACAGCGTGGTGATCATGTCGTTGCCCTCGGGCATCAGGCCCTGCGGATGGAGCACCGAGGCGCCGATCACGTAGAAGGACAGGGTGCAGATGGTGCACACGAGCCAGGAGACGGCCACGTCGAGCCGCATGACCTTGAGCCAGCCCTCGGCCCGCCGGGCGCGCTCCTCGCTGCCGTCGTCGGGGCCGGTCCAGCGGGCGTAGCCCTTCTCCAGGCACCAGTACGTGTACGTCGTCATCTCATCGGCGCCGACGCCGGTGATGCCGAACATGGCGAGTGCTATGCCGACCGTGCCCGCCGGTATCTGGAAACTCAGTCCGCCGGCCAGTTGCTCAGTGCCGTATCCGAAGGCGGTGAGCGGCAGGGCGAGTGCCAGGCCGAGGGTGATGACTGTCTTGAGCGTGATGCCGACGACCTCGACCCGCTCCACGACGTGGTACTTGCCCGTCTGAAGGATGAGGATGGCGCCGCCGGTGACGATCAGGGCCCAGATGGTCAGGGACGACGTGCTCAGCGCCGCCCCGTGGATCGGCAGCAGGATCGAGCAGGCCGCCGCGGTGCCGCCGATGATGCCGCCGCGCTGGAACATCTTGGCGAAATCCATGCCGATCCAGACCCAGTTGATCCAGCTCAGCCGGCCGATCCGGGGGCCGACGTCACGGAAGCCGTCGAGCGCGGGGCGGCCGTTGAGGATGGTCCAGCGGGCCAGTTCCATCTGCACCCACACCTTGACCCCGGTCGAGACGATCACCAGCCACAGCAACGCGAACCCGGCCTTCGCGCCGAGCGAGGTGGTGGTGATCAGTTCACCTGAGCCGACGACGGCAGCGGACAGTACAAGACCGGGGCCGAGCTTGCGCAGCCGGTCGCGGAAGGTCTCGGGGGCGGGGCGGGCGTCTTCGGCGCGCAGAGCGTACGGATCGGCCTGCGCGGGCGGGGGTGCGGTGGTCGTCACGGGGGTGTTCCTTTGCTGATTCCGGCGCCGTCGCCGGAGCGGAGGGGAGAGAAGCGGAACAAGGGGGACGGAGAGAACCGGGGACGGGGAGAAGAGCCGCGGAGAAGGGGTGCGGCGAGGGGGACGGAAGACCGACGGGTCGGTCGGAGGCCGGCCCGGGTCAGCCCACCGCGTGCTGCGGGGGCTCTCCGGCGAGGACGCGGACGATGTCCTCGGCGACCATCAGTCCCATCGCGCGGTTGGCCTGGGGAGTGCAGGCGGCCATGTGGGAGGTGAGGGTCACGTTGGGCGCGGTGCGCAGCACGTGGCCGGCCGGGAGGGGTTCCACCGCGAAGGCGTCGAGCGCGGCGGCGGCCAGCCGGCCGGAGTGCAGGGCCTCGGCCAGCGCGTCGCTGTCGACGAGCCCGCCACGGGCGGCGTTGACCACGATCGCGCCGGGCTTCATGGCAGCCAGCCGGGCGGCGTTCAGCAGGGGCTCTCCGGCGGGCGGGAGGTGCAGGGTGACGATGTCGGCCCGGGACAGCGCCGCGTCGAGCGGGACCGGTTCGGCCCCTGCCGTGGATACCGCGTCGTCGGGGACGTGCGGGTCGTGCGCGAGTACGCGCATGCCGAACGCCCGCGCGTAGCCGCCGACGAGACGGCCGATCCGGCCGAAGCCCACGAGGCCCAGGCACCTGCCGTACAGCTCGGGGCCGAAGAGCTTGGGCCAGCGCCCCTCGGCCACCGCGGTGTGCGAGGCGGTGATGCGACGGGCGGCGTCGAGGATGAGGCCGAAGGTGTACTCGGCCACGGCACGGGAGTTGGAGCCGGGTGCGCAGACGACGGGGATCCCCCGGTCGCGGGCGGCGTCGAGGTCGATCGTGTCGGTGCCCACGCCGTGCTTGGCGATGACCTTCAGGCGCGGCGCCGCGTCCATGACCTCGGCGGTGACCGGGTCCATGCCGGCGACGAGCGCGTCGGCGCCGGATATCCGCTCCAGCAGCTCGTGGTACGGCAGCGCGTCGTCCTGGTAGGGGCGGACCGGTCCCGCGCCGCTCTCGGCGAGCAGCGTCCACGGGTCCGGCGAGTGCCGTGCGAAGGTCGGCGTGGTGATGAGGGTGGTGCGCCCCGGGGAGGTCATGCGCCGGTGTTCCGGTCCGTGGTGCTCCGGGCGGTGTCGAGGTGTGCGGCGGCGGCCTGCTGGAGGTGGACGACGTCGGCCGCGACGCTGGCGAAGGTGAAGCCCTCGTCGAGGCGGCGGGCGGCGCTCGCGCCGTCGGCGTTGTGGATGCCGGCGGCGATCCCCGCGGCCTCGGCGGCCTCGCGGATCCGCGCCAGGGCCGCCTCGAACTCCTCGGCCAGGTCCGGGTCCGTCGAGGTCCGGCCGCCGAGGGCGAGGCGCAGGTCGGAGGGGCCCACGTAGATGCCGTCGAGGCCGGGGGTGGCGCAGATCTCCTCGACGTTGGCGAGCCCGTCGGCTGTTTCGATCATGGCGAGGACGGCGGTCTGCTCGTGGGTGCCGGCCGGGTCGGGGCCGATCCGCAGCTGCGCCCGCATGGGCCCGTACGAGCGGCGGCCGTGCGGCGGATAGCGCACGGCGGCGACCGCGTCGGCGGCGTCCCGCGCGGTGTCGATGAGCGGCACGATGACGGCGGCGGCCCCGGCGTCGAGGGCGCGGCCTATGTACGTGATGTCGTTGGCCTCGACGCGGACCAGGCCGACGGCGGTGGAGCCCCGGGTGTCGGTGGCGATGAGGTTGTTGAGGAGACCTTGGTAGCCGAAGAGGCCGTGCTGGGCGTCGAAGGCGAGGTAGTCGTATCCGAGCCGGGCGAGGCGTTCGGCGGCGACGGGTGAGTCGAGCAACGACCAGTAGCCGATGAGGCGCTGGCGGTCGCGCAGGGCGGCGGTGAAGTGCGCGGCGGTGGTCATGACGGGTTCTCCGGACGGGGAGGGCGGGAAGGGAGGGGAAGAGCGGAGACGGCGGGGGAACGGGGCCGTTGGGCCGGGGTCAGCGGTTGTAGGCGGGCATCGGGCCGCGCAGCGTGGCGCCGACCGCGTCGCACGCGGCGGTCACGTCCGTGGGCAGCGGGCCGGCCTGCGCGGCGGCGATGTTGGCCCGCAGGTGGTCGACCTTGGAGCCGCCGAGGAGGAGTGCGTCGGTGGAGGGCCGCTCCAGCAGCCAGCGCAGGGCGATTTCGGTGAGCGGGATGCCCGCCTCGTCGGCGACGGCGGCCAGTTGCCCCACAGCGGTGAACAGGTCCTCCTGCCAGTATCGCTGCTTGTACATCCGGGCGAGCTTCGAGTCGCCGAAGCGGCCGGTGGCAGGGTGCGCGTCGAAGCGGTGCCGGCCGGTGAGGAGGCCGCCGCCGAGCGGGTTGTAGACCATGGTGCGCAGCTCGCTGACGGCCGCGTACTCGACGTATTCCTCCTCGATCCTGCGGGCGAGGAGGTTGTGCAACTGCTGGGCGACGACGGGGCGCGGCGCGCCGGTCTCATCGGCGACGCGGGTCAGCTCCGAGATCTGCCAGGCGGCGTAGTTGGAGACCCCCAGCGCGCGGATCTTCCCCTCGGCCACGAACTCCGCGACGGTCGCCAGCGTCTCGGCCGGCGGCGTACGGCGGTCGGGCTGGTGGAGGTAGAAGAGGTCCACGTGATCGGTGCCGAGCCGCTTGAGGCTGCCTTCGAGAGCGGCGCGCAGCCCGGCCGGGGAGAGGGGAGGGTGCTCGCCCTGGTCGGGGTGGGGGATGCCGGCCTTGGTGGCGAGCACGATCCGGTCACGCCGTCGGGGCAGCACTTCGGCGAGGATCCGCTCGCTCTCGCCGCCCGCGTAGCCGTTGGCGGTGTCGACGCCGGTGATACCCGCGTCGAGGGCGGCGTCCAGCATCGCTGCGGCGCCGTCGCGATCGACGGTGTCGCCGAACGTCATGGTGCCCAGGACCAGTCGGGACAGGGGTACGGGGACGGTGGGCAGAGCGATGCTCTGAGGGCCGGGACGGGTGCCGGTGCTCACGAGCGGTTCCTTCCGGTACGGGGGCCGTGCCGTGCGCCGCCCGCCCCTCGGGTGGTTGGCGACGGTCGTTGTCGCGTGGGGCACGCTTGCATGGGCTGCGCGTTTCGCGCAAGAGTCTCGCGCGAATCGCGCAGACTGTGCCATCATCGGGCCTCATCGGCACCGCGGCCCCCCAGGTGTCTGCGTGCCGTGTGCACGTCCCTTGCGGGCTCGGTGCGTGTGCGCTTCCCCGCGCGCGGGGCTCGCGTGCGCACAACCCCCACGGGGCTTGAAGGAGGTTCTCGTGTGCCCTTGGAACGGCACGTCGTCGGTTGTGGCGCTCGCCGACGACCTGTCCGGAGCGGCTGAGGTGGCCGCGCTGCTCCGGATGCCCGCCCGGCTGGCGCTGGACCCGTCGGGCGTACGGGCACCCCGGGCCGCCGGTGAGGCCGTGGTCGCGGACCTCGACTCGCGCCAGACGGACGGTGACGCCGCGGCTGCGGCCGTGCGTGCGGTGCTGGCCAGAACAGGGGGCGTCGGCTCGCCCCCGCGGAGGGCCGCGCACACCGCCGAAGCACCGAGCGGGCCGAGCGAGCTGAGCGGGCGGGTCCTCTGGTACAAGAAGTCCGACTCGCTGCTGCGGGGACATGTGGGAGCCGAGGCCGTCGCGTTCGCGGAGGGGGCCGAGGCCGTCGTGGTGGCCATGGCCCTGCCCGCCGGGGGGCGGGTGGTGCGCGAAGGCGTGCTCCACATCGGGGGCGTACCGCTGCACGAGAGCGACGCCTGGCGCGCCGAGGGGCGCCCGGCGCCCCGCTCCTTGGCCGAGGCCCTCGCGCCACTGCCCACCGCCGGCCTCCCGGTCGAGTCCGTACGGCAGGGAGTCCGCGGCCTTGCCGACCGGCTGAAGGCCGTGGCCGCGCGCGGGCTCCACCCCGTGTGCGACGCCGAGACCGATGCGGACCTGACGGTGATCGCCGAGGCCGCGCTCTCGCTCGGGCCGGGGTACCGGCTGTTGGGAAGCGGCGGGCTGGCGGCGTCCCTCGGCCGGCTCATCGGAACGGGCACGGTCGCCGAAACCGACACGGTCGCCGGAACGGGCACGGTCGCCGGAACAGGCGCGGCCGTCGGAATCGGCACGGTCGCCGGAACAGGCACGGTCGCGCTGGAGGAAGCCGTCCCCGCCGCTCCGCGCCCCCTGCTCGTCGTCGCCGGAAGCGCGGAGCCCGTGGTGGGCACGCAGGTCGCACAGCTGGTGGCGGGCGGAGCGCGGCATGTGGTGCTGGCACCCCGGACGCTGACCTGCGGGGAGCCCGTACCGCTGCCGCCCCTCAGCGCCGACGCCGTCACCGTGGTCTCGATCGACGGGACCGGCGGGATCCGCCCGGACCGGGCACGGCGGCTGGTGAACGGGCTGGCGCGAGCGGTGGCGGCCCTGCCCGGACGTCCGGACCTGGTGCTCACCGGAGGAGAGACCGCCCGTCGCGTGCTCGACGCCGTGGGGATCACGACGCTGCGGCCGGTCGGGGAGATCCACCACGGCGCCGTGCACTGCCGGACCGCCGACGGGCGGTCGGTCGTCACCCGCCCGGGCAGCTTCGGGGGCCCTGACTCCCTTCTCCGGATCGCGACCGCACTCCGGCCCCGGCTCCAGCCCCCGTCCCCATCCCCGCCGTCGCCGACTTCCCCGCCGTCCCCATCGCCGCCGCCCACGCCCCCAACCGCACTCCCACATCAAGGAGTTACACAGTGAACGCGCAGCAGCCCCTCCCCCTGATCGGTCTCACCATGGGTGACGGCACCGGCGTCGGGCCCGAGGTGATCGTGCCGGCGGTGCTGGACACCGGGACACTGGGCCGGTGCCGGCCCGTGGTGATCGGTGACGCCGCCCGGCTGCGGGAGGCGGCGGGGGTACTCGGCACCGACTGCGAGGTCGTGGCCGTGGAATCGCCTGCCGAGGCCGAGTTCACCCCCCGCCGGATCAACGTCGTCGATCTCGGACTGCTGCCCGCCGGCCTGCCGTGGGGCACGCTGTCCGCCGAGGCGGGCAACGCCGCGTACGAGTACGTCAAGCGCGCCGCGGAACTGGCGGTGGCGGGCGAGATCGACGGAATCTGCACCGCGCCGCTCAACAAGGAGGCGCTGCACGCCGCCGGGCACCTCTACCCCGGCCACACCGAACTGCTGGCCCACCTCACCGGGGTCGAGGAGGTGTCGATGATGCTGTCCACCGAGAAGGTGAAGGTCATTCACGTCACCACGCACATCGGTCTGATCGACGCGGTGCGGCGGATCGAGCCGGGGCTGGTCGAGCGGACCGTGCGCCGCGGCCACGAGGCCCTGGTCCGGGCCGGCCGGCCGAACCCCGTCATCGGTGTCTGCGGCATCAACCCGCACGCCGGCGAGAACGGGCTGTTCGGCTACGGCGAGGAGGAGGAGAAGATCGTGCCGGCGCTGGAGAAGCTGCGCGAGGCAGGCATCGACGCACGCGGCCCGCTCCCCGCCGACACCGCCTTCTTCCTGGCCTCCCGCGGCGACTACGACCTCATCGTGGCGATGTACCACGACCAGGGCCACGGGCCGGTGAAGGTGCTCGGCATCGAGGCGGGGGTCAACCTCACCGTCGGCCTCCCGGTGATCCGCACCTCCGTGGACCACGGCACCGCCTTCGACATCGCCGGTACGGGCAAGGCCGAGGCCGGTAGCATGATCGAGGCGCTGCGGCAGGCCGCGCACATGTCCACCGCCGGCTGAACCCACGTACC
This sequence is a window from Streptomyces sp. NBC_01775. Protein-coding genes within it:
- a CDS encoding Nramp family divalent metal transporter; this encodes MTTTAPPPAQADPYALRAEDARPAPETFRDRLRKLGPGLVLSAAVVGSGELITTTSLGAKAGFALLWLVIVSTGVKVWVQMELARWTILNGRPALDGFRDVGPRIGRLSWINWVWIGMDFAKMFQRGGIIGGTAAACSILLPIHGAALSTSSLTIWALIVTGGAILILQTGKYHVVERVEVVGITLKTVITLGLALALPLTAFGYGTEQLAGGLSFQIPAGTVGIALAMFGITGVGADEMTTYTYWCLEKGYARWTGPDDGSEERARRAEGWLKVMRLDVAVSWLVCTICTLSFYVIGASVLHPQGLMPEGNDMITTLSRIYTDTLGPWAEYLFLAGAIAVLFSVTVASSASVPRLWTNTLGLLGVVDWHDMRSRTRTIRILTCCLPPVWMCIFLWIQSPVLMVQIGGIGGGVFLLAVVVAVWRLRYTGVPKRFRNNPWLTAALVVSSLAILGVGVYGILETLGVVSEG
- a CDS encoding phosphoglycerate dehydrogenase, which gives rise to MTSPGRTTLITTPTFARHSPDPWTLLAESGAGPVRPYQDDALPYHELLERISGADALVAGMDPVTAEVMDAAPRLKVIAKHGVGTDTIDLDAARDRGIPVVCAPGSNSRAVAEYTFGLILDAARRITASHTAVAEGRWPKLFGPELYGRCLGLVGFGRIGRLVGGYARAFGMRVLAHDPHVPDDAVSTAGAEPVPLDAALSRADIVTLHLPPAGEPLLNAARLAAMKPGAIVVNAARGGLVDSDALAEALHSGRLAAAALDAFAVEPLPAGHVLRTAPNVTLTSHMAACTPQANRAMGLMVAEDIVRVLAGEPPQHAVG
- a CDS encoding HpcH/HpaI aldolase family protein; its protein translation is MTTAAHFTAALRDRQRLIGYWSLLDSPVAAERLARLGYDYLAFDAQHGLFGYQGLLNNLIATDTRGSTAVGLVRVEANDITYIGRALDAGAAAVIVPLIDTARDAADAVAAVRYPPHGRRSYGPMRAQLRIGPDPAGTHEQTAVLAMIETADGLANVEEICATPGLDGIYVGPSDLRLALGGRTSTDPDLAEEFEAALARIREAAEAAGIAAGIHNADGASAARRLDEGFTFASVAADVVHLQQAAAAHLDTARSTTDRNTGA
- a CDS encoding aldo/keto reductase, yielding MSTGTRPGPQSIALPTVPVPLSRLVLGTMTFGDTVDRDGAAAMLDAALDAGITGVDTANGYAGGESERILAEVLPRRRDRIVLATKAGIPHPDQGEHPPLSPAGLRAALEGSLKRLGTDHVDLFYLHQPDRRTPPAETLATVAEFVAEGKIRALGVSNYAAWQISELTRVADETGAPRPVVAQQLHNLLARRIEEEYVEYAAVSELRTMVYNPLGGGLLTGRHRFDAHPATGRFGDSKLARMYKQRYWQEDLFTAVGQLAAVADEAGIPLTEIALRWLLERPSTDALLLGGSKVDHLRANIAAAQAGPLPTDVTAACDAVGATLRGPMPAYNR
- a CDS encoding four-carbon acid sugar kinase family protein, with protein sequence MCPWNGTSSVVALADDLSGAAEVAALLRMPARLALDPSGVRAPRAAGEAVVADLDSRQTDGDAAAAAVRAVLARTGGVGSPPRRAAHTAEAPSGPSELSGRVLWYKKSDSLLRGHVGAEAVAFAEGAEAVVVAMALPAGGRVVREGVLHIGGVPLHESDAWRAEGRPAPRSLAEALAPLPTAGLPVESVRQGVRGLADRLKAVAARGLHPVCDAETDADLTVIAEAALSLGPGYRLLGSGGLAASLGRLIGTGTVAETDTVAGTGTVAGTGAAVGIGTVAGTGTVALEEAVPAAPRPLLVVAGSAEPVVGTQVAQLVAGGARHVVLAPRTLTCGEPVPLPPLSADAVTVVSIDGTGGIRPDRARRLVNGLARAVAALPGRPDLVLTGGETARRVLDAVGITTLRPVGEIHHGAVHCRTADGRSVVTRPGSFGGPDSLLRIATALRPRLQPPSPSPPSPTSPPSPSPPPTPPTALPHQGVTQ
- the pdxA gene encoding 4-hydroxythreonine-4-phosphate dehydrogenase PdxA translates to MNAQQPLPLIGLTMGDGTGVGPEVIVPAVLDTGTLGRCRPVVIGDAARLREAAGVLGTDCEVVAVESPAEAEFTPRRINVVDLGLLPAGLPWGTLSAEAGNAAYEYVKRAAELAVAGEIDGICTAPLNKEALHAAGHLYPGHTELLAHLTGVEEVSMMLSTEKVKVIHVTTHIGLIDAVRRIEPGLVERTVRRGHEALVRAGRPNPVIGVCGINPHAGENGLFGYGEEEEKIVPALEKLREAGIDARGPLPADTAFFLASRGDYDLIVAMYHDQGHGPVKVLGIEAGVNLTVGLPVIRTSVDHGTAFDIAGTGKAEAGSMIEALRQAAHMSTAG